AACACACGCTGTAGAACTCCTACAAAGCCTCTTCTTCCATCATTTCCCGAACCCCATGGAGAACGTGAGGTGAAGAACATCCTGCAAGAGCTGAATCATGTCTTCAAGCACAAACATTGCTATTAGGTGACTAAGACCTAAACAATCATCTTTATTTATTGCAACTGATGCTGTTATTAAAAACCAGACAGGTCCCTTCGCAGCCCCTCGTGCTCTCAGATCTGTGTGAGCTGGTGAAACTGCAAAAGGCAGGTTGGAATAAAAGGGATCCTTTGTGCAGCATCAGAAAAGCTTTGGGAAGCTGGGAGGGTTTTGTGTTCCTAGAGCATCCTGGCTGGGGTGACAAGGGGGATCTCTGAGCTTTAGAATCAGACAAGTGAACCCATGAGAGCACGGGGAATGCCTTGTGGGaagggatgctgtgccaggtggGTTCCTCAGAGGGCTCTgagctgtccctggagcagAAGGCAGCAAGTGAAAAGTTGCAAACCCACCTGTGGGAATCAACCTGGGTTTTGGGAAGAGCCCGAGAGCAGGGGCACCATggtgggcacagagaggggtgTCCACCCTGCTGACTAGGGCAGGCTGAGCTCAAGCTTTCACATTTGAACCAATTCACTTTGGGAAACCTGGTTTTGCCTGGATTTTCCCCATCAAtcccctccatcctccctcTCCTGAGAACACCACCTCATCCAAAGCCTTCACATTTTCACAATGTGGAGTCGAGCAGAACTGAGGGAAGCCAGTCTCTGCTCCCCCTTCCAAAtgttcccagcactgggagggaagCCAGGAGATTTTAGGAGATGTTTTAAGGAGCTGCAGGgtcagctgctccctgcagcacccactgcctgccccaggctcctcctgctcaacagcatctcccaccaccctcctggcagctctgctttgacCTTTGGATATCACAAAATATGTGCTCTCCagaaaatcaaacccaaacATCCTTCAGTCTGAACACTCTCAGCTTTAGGACAGCTCAAGCTGCTCACAGGGTTACATCCCTGCTCCTGTAGTGAGGTTTGGACATAAAAGttaatgaaaatgtgaaaacatcTCACAGAAAGCAAATTGTAGCCCTGTGGCTCAGGAAAATCTGCTCTCCTGGTTGACTGCCCAGTTTACACCCCCAGGGTTGTGCAGggtctctgtgcagctgcaggaacagagtTCCCATCCCCACTGGCCTGACTTCAGCCATGCCAGGGTCCTGAATTCTCTCCTCTCCAGGAAACTCTTGGATCTCCCTGGGAGTGAAGATTCTCCCAAATGAGCTTCATTTCACCCTTCTGAAAAGTGAGGTAAAGTCACACATGAGCTGCTGAGTGTTGTGTTTACCTGAAACCTGGGGTTAAAGGTGATTGATGGAGGGATCACCCCCAGGCAAAACTCCTGCAGCTGAGGGACTCAGTTATTTTCCCCTTCAGCAGTCTTTGccttgctgctcctcagctttCTCCCAGCAGGACTCCACCAGGCTCTGTGGATAAATAAAAACCCACATCCtagagctgcctgtgccctggctggggtTGGGGAGtgttaattttatatatttggtCTCAAAGTTGTTGCTGCCAGCACCACGCTGGGCCTAATTGCACCAGGGATGATACACATGTGGggcttattattattattattttattattctaaagATATTCCATTTTTAATGTATGAGGTTTCAAATGCTGGTATTTATTTGCTCATTAAATTATTCAGCTGGAGATAGAATATCttcaaagaaggaatttttttttctccagaatgGGTATCTGGAGTTGCTGGGCTGTATTACtgtacatgaaaaatatttccttattaGCCTTTTATTTCAGGGCACACATTTAACTGCCACTTCCTGTGCTGACAGCTCACCCAGCTTCAAAGCACAACTTCTGTGAGGATTGCAGAGtgtgaggctgggctggatgaaGCTGTGGCCCAGCTGACACAtgagccctggggaaggagttttccctctttttggAGAGCCTGAAGCAGAAATCCACACTGGGACTTGCACACTGtgagtgttttggggttttccaaTGGGGTAAGATGCACTTCCAAGCTGTGAGCAGATTTTGGGAATCTGGTTTCTTCTGTAATTCCTCTGTTCCCTCTATCaacacagctgggagagctgagcagctcagccagagctggggattAACCCTGGACCCCTCAAGGCAGAAATCAAAGCTCTTCTCCATGTCCCTGGACATTGGGCTAATCCAGGCTgccctgaggatgctgcagggagcctTGCAATGGCCCAGCCAAGACAaaccagggcagggctgtgttctCCTCTCACCCACGGatgcagaacagaaatgcaCCCTGACCTCTGAGAAATCTTctcaaaattcaaaagaaattctgatctccctgctctcccatgCAGGCTGGAGGACCCTGACCTCTGAGAAATCTTCccaaaattcaaaagaaatcctgatctccctgctctcccatgCAGGCTGGAGTTCCCCCAAGGCAGACACCTCCCACCTCTCCCCCTcaaacagcagctttgccaCCACCcaacccttccctgctctcccagggcGCTGCTGGGGACCCACAAGCCCCTCTCCCCTCGGTGCTCCCCACTGCCAGAGCCAACCCTCCCCTGCTGACAGCTCCATCCTGTTTGTGGTGTCTTTGGCACTTCCccctgcagcacttccaggctCCTGTGGCTCCCCAGCCCTGACAGCTCCTGAGCCAACAGCAACAAGCCCCAGCAGCCCAAGGCAGAGCCTGCCCAGGGGCAGAGCCCcatgagctggagcagccacgGCCTCGGGGTGTCCTCCAAAACCCCACACAAGGCAAGCCAACAAGTTCACACCCCaaagctccagctctggagatgCAGAGTGCTCAGCAACATCCCCAGACTGAGGAACTAATACCACAATGGCACAGCTGTGAAAAACACAaccccagggccagcagcaaaCTGGCAGATTAAGAACAGACTCAACAGTACCAGGGATTCCTCGGACCAAGAGAACCCCAGAATTTGCTTCACTTATATCTCAGTGACAGAAATTAATGAAGGGAAAGGTCaggggtttgtttgcttggtgtTTCATGTGGCTGCAACACGATCAGCCCCAGGGATCATCTTTCCTCTGCCCGGGCAGGTGAGGTGGaagccacaggctgcaggtaCTGGGCAGAAACTGGATCCTGCAGCCCCAGATAGAGCCAGTGCCAGGAGAAACTGCCCAGAgagcccctgctgcagggacagctcccagcaccatgCAGGTAAGTGCTGCAGCCTCTTACAGCTTTCACACcactggggttggaagggaccttaaagatcatctcattccaccccctgccatgggcagggagaccTTTCACTTTCCCAcgttgctccaagccctgtccaacctggcctttcCCTCTGGATTCTAACCCTGACAGCTTTCATAGGGCAGTGTCAGGCCAAGTACCAAAAGTTCTCCTTCAAGGACATATTGAGGGGCACCTCAGGCCTTCAGTAGCAGgttaaaaatagtaaaaaattatCCCTAGCAAGTCATTCTTTAGTATTTCCACATGTGGATGCATAGAAAGAAGCTTTCAACGTGGTAATGTCCTTCTCAGTTTGGGATCCCACTGTGCCACAGGTAGATTCCTTAAAtttctagcagaaaaaaaagcctccacTAATAATACAAAGACCTAAAAGCTGTGATTGCTTTGCATGGATAGATTGTAAAACAAGGGAAAGCCTTTTGGTTTGGGAGGCAAGAGAGCTCAGTGTCCATGTTGCTGTTCCCAGCTGACACTGTGCAGGCTCCGCACACACCAGTGGTGCTTCATCCTCTCCAATGTGCTGCTCTTCCACGTGCTGCTCTTCGGGGCAGACTTACTGGAGCAATActtcctgcattccctgcctcTCTCTTACACGGATGCAAAGGCTCTGGAGATCAGGGAGAGGGCCAGGAAGCTGGATCTGGATCCTCTGAAGGCCAACCTctcctacagcagcagcagcacagcgaCTTGCCCCGACCAAGAGATATTTCTGCTCATTGTTGTGTGCAGCAGCCCCGAGAACAGGACAAGGCGTGACGTGatcaggcagagctgggggaacaCCACAGGTTCTGGGGGTTACAGCATCCTCACTGTGTTTGCTGTAggaaaggcagctgcagcaagcaCCCAGCTGCAGATCAATGAAGAGGCTCAAAAGCACCGAGACATCATTGAAGGCAGTTTCATCGACTCCCCCCGGACGCAGACACAGAAGATGCTGATGAGCGTGGAGTGGACGGTGACTTCCTGTCCCCGTGCCAGGTTCATCCTCCACGCAGCCCAGGATGTGTTTgtggctgttcccagcctggctgggtaCCTGCTGAGCTTAACCCAGCTGGAGGACATCTACCTGGGGAGGGTGGTTCACCACGGGGTGCCCGACAGGgacccccagagccctgccttCGTCCCCACCCACCAGTACCCCGAGCAGTTCTACCCCGATTTCTGCCACGGCAGCGCTTTCCTCATGTCCCAGGACGTGGCTCGCAAGGTGTACGTGGCTGCCAGGGAGGTGCCCCTGGCATTGCCCCCTGCTGCCTTTGTGGGAATCTGTGCCAGAAGAGCTGGCAtcactgccaggcacagctcccgCTTCGCTGGGGAGAAGCACATCAGCTACAATCGATGCTGCTATAAATTCATTTTCACCTCTGCAGACATGGCAGAGGACGAGTTAGTTCAAGGCTGGAAGGAAACGAGCGATGGGGAAGATTGTTCCTTGCTGGAAACCTACTACAGCCTGGTGTCCTGCAAGGTTCTCACCTACATTGATAACTTCAAACAGTTCAACCTGGACAGGATAAAAAATGAGCTCCTTCATTTTGTCAATTAGTATTTAACTTCTGCAAAGAAAGGCTGGATTTTCTTTCATCAGCTGTGTTACCCTGTTAATGTTCAATACAAAGGATGCCCTCCCAAAGTTTGCTCTTTTCCCTTCAGCAGCAAATGAATTCTCACTGTTACAGTGTGGCAGAGCAGAACCGGACGTACTCTGCCTCTCTAAGCACCTGCAAGTGCATGCATGGAACTAAAAGAGATTTTCCAACAGACTTTGTCTATATCCAGGGTTTTTCAGACTTTTGAGTCTTCAAAACTCCCTTTTTTATCTGAGTGAGGCATCACCTACTTCCAAAGAATTCTGTAACAAAGGGGAAGCTTTCCATCCACAGAAGGAGCTGCATGTGAGCAGGGTGTGTTTCACAGAGaaccagagcagctccagcaggaacaGACACTGAGCCATCGGGGAAATTCCTCAAGTAATGCTGTTTGTTAACATCCATCAAATGACAAGGTTTGccttgctttggtttttttttgcttttaaaccaAATGTTAAGCATGTTACCTCAATTCTCCAGCATtccattttgtgtttttcctcaaTTATCTCCACCTGGTACTTTAAGAGGGGATGACAAAAACAACACCACTTCAGGTTTGTCATTTATATCAGatacagcagcagcatggaatCCATATGGCAATGTACAGCATGGGCAGGGAAATGCATCTGAGTAATAAGGGGAAAGTGATCAATTAATCAATCAACGTTGAGCTCAAAACTCAACAAAATAAAGCATATGTGTATACATACAAAAATCCCCTTGTTTGGCTTCTCTGCACATTCTAAAATATTGTCTTTGGCAAGTGTACCATGCAAAGCAGATGCTAAACACTCAGCACACAGAGTAGCCTTCAAAAGCACCAGCTGAAAACACACATGGAAGAGGCTCATGAATTGCAGAACAGGTTTATATATTGATTTCTTTTActgacatttatttcttttactgacGTTTCAGCAGATGGCTCgtgcagagccaccagcacaCAAAGCCACCTAAAACAACAGAGCTGAACTGCCCAGAATAAGTGCAAGCTAAGGACTTCTACACTCTTTTGATTTCCTTTCTAGTGCTTTAATGTGTTTGCTGGATGCAGGATTCAAGAAGCTCCTGTGCTCTCTCCAGTCAGGAGACACCTAGTGCTTTAATGCGTTTGCTGGATGCAGGATTCATGAAGCTCCTGTGCTCTCTCCAGTCAGGAGACACTGCAGTGCATTTCTCACTGGCAGGTGTTTACTGGGCACATCCaggacaaaagcagcagcattggGATGTGGGG
This sequence is a window from Ficedula albicollis isolate OC2 chromosome 17, FicAlb1.5, whole genome shotgun sequence. Protein-coding genes within it:
- the B3GALT4 gene encoding beta-1,3-galactosyltransferase 4, whose protein sequence is MQLTLCRLRTHQWCFILSNVLLFHVLLFGADLLEQYFLHSLPLSYTDAKALEIRERARKLDLDPLKANLSYSSSSTATCPDQEIFLLIVVCSSPENRTRRDVIRQSWGNTTGSGGYSILTVFAVGKAAAASTQLQINEEAQKHRDIIEGSFIDSPRTQTQKMLMSVEWTVTSCPRARFILHAAQDVFVAVPSLAGYLLSLTQLEDIYLGRVVHHGVPDRDPQSPAFVPTHQYPEQFYPDFCHGSAFLMSQDVARKVYVAAREVPLALPPAAFVGICARRAGITARHSSRFAGEKHISYNRCCYKFIFTSADMAEDELVQGWKETSDGEDCSLLETYYSLVSCKVLTYIDNFKQFNLDRIKNELLHFVN